In the Triplophysa dalaica isolate WHDGS20190420 chromosome 8, ASM1584641v1, whole genome shotgun sequence genome, gatatattgcaagcttgtttttttttctattggcAGTTGTATTATacaacattttctgtgtttaattTTGGTCAAAGAGCATTCATTGAGTGTTTATTGACCTAATGTTTCTGTATCTTTCATGTCATAAACTTATTCTTAAATTCTTCAATGTAAATCTAATTGGAATTTAGGCTCCTTTGGACCGAAATAGTACTGTTAGGCGAAATATTGAAGTACTTTCTTTAATATTCTCAATCCCCAACACTACAATtcttgattttaaaatgcacatatcATATTTTAGGCTAACATTTACTAACAGACTTTATGCCTCTTACAGAGAGCTGCTGATCGCCTGTATGGTGTCTATAAAGTGCATGGAAATTATGGAAGAGTCTTCAGGTGAAAGCCATTAATAGCAAAAAAGTCATTAAGTACTCCAAcctaatttgtttaaaacatttctacattgcatttatgcatgtgcattatgttttatgtattcatttgatcatgttaatgatttttttccGGGGATTTAACCTGTCGCCTTGGTGTTGCAAGCACTATGCTTTTTGTAAATCAGCTCTTTGGGCTTGAGCGTGTGCTGCGATGGCTAACTGtgaatctgtgtttgttttggacaGCGAGTGGAGTGCAATTGAAAAAGAGATGGGAGATGGACTGCAGAGCGCCGGGCATCACATGGACGCGTGAGTTCACAGCGCACATGCAAAAGTAGACTAGGGTCTTTTTATGAGCCATTCTTAAATAGCCTTTATAGGATTAGTGTAGTATTTTATTGCAGGCggattttattgtatttctgCTTCCTGAGCCCGATCCTGTTACTCTTCGAGAGCTCATTGAGAGATCTGAAATAGAAAGGTGTTGTATGATCCACCTCAGGGCTCTGCTGTGGTTTAACATGTGTGTGCTACTAGGCTGTTAAACACATTGGCCAGATTGATCTGAATCCCTCTCACATTTCCATTCTCGAGTCCTCCTGTAACTAGTAGCCTATAAGGTGAGCCCTAGGGAGGCTCAGGTTTGATTGGCTGACAGGCAGCTCAACAAATCTGCTCGAGCTGTGGTTAAAATGTTTAGCAGcatcttttttaataatatgatGAGAATGTTGTGAGAGGGAGGGACTCTCAGTTTGCAGTCTTTAACCAGCCCATTTTGCTTCTTCATCGGTTTGTATTGCTCCATCTCTTGATGGATTCCAGATTGCTGTACTCAGCAGAAAGGTTAAAGGTCAGAGCCCAAAGCGCTGCCTGTCTACACATTGAGAGAAACAGGCTGTCCATCATCAGCGCCCATTTGGCAGCTGTCAGGCTGTTTTATGGATCATGTTGCTCACCTATTCCCAAAAATTACTCAGAACACGCTGCTGTGGATTTGGCTACAAGTTCCACAAGCTCTACTCCCTATTTAGAGTAAATAATACATGCAGTTCCACCAAAATGCCAGTCAGCAAAATAAGCGTTTGGCTTTATGTCCAAAGTCTTATGTCACtgtaatttcatatttaataatactGTATAGTTTCCTTTAAATTCTGCCACATTTTGGAAGACTAAATggactattaaaaaaatgacacgtCCTCATAGTTAAGTCGTTAAGTcatctttttcatatttttgcatCATAGTTATATGTATGCATATGTatcttttgaacaaaataattcTGTTGTTTTGGATTGTTTTAATCGGACACTTTTATTTGTTACAGGTACGCCGCCTCTGTGGATGATATTTTAGAAGAAGAAGAGCATTATGCTGACCAGTTGAAAGAGTATCTTTTCTACGCAGATGCATTAAGGTACTGCATTTGGCTTTCCTGAATgtcttcattttaaatgaactcaAGCATGCCAAACACAAGCTGTTATAACAGTGAGGCTTGTGAGCCCATTAGAAACATTCCCCATTAACTCCTGTTCTTATTGCACTCTTACCTGATCTCCTGGGAGCTGAAAGCCTCCTCTGGCCGATTCAGTTGCACATGCAATGTTCCCTGCACTGTTAACACAACCCCCATCGATGCCCGGTGTTCCTTAAAATTATCTTAAGCAGAGCAACTACTGTTTGCTGCATACACCATCTTTAACTCTTTATTCAGTTCACATTtatctaatgtcttttgtttcCATGATTAGTATAAAGTAATTTCTGTGCTTAGTAAATAGATGTGCTAAACAATATCTAATAATTGTATTGCTTGATTCTTATGTGTTTTTCTAGGGCTGTATGTAGGAAGCATGAACTGACACAATTTGAGCTGGAGATGGCTGCCCAGGATCTGATTTCTAAAAAACAACAGCAGGAGGAACTTGCCACCGGGGTCAGTGTCCATCCGAGCAAATGACATCAGAGATTAGAGAACACGCATCACcccatttttttctgtaatggGGGACTTTCCAGCCTGACAGATTGCCCTATAATGAAGtagatttcatcatttacacaccctaaTGTTATTCACCAACCCATATGCTGGAATTTCCTTTTTGGACCGCTTATCTCAACTCAGGCTAGCAAAGTCTGTTTTTTGAGGCAGTTAAAATAGTGGAGTCCACAGAGAATTAGTTTATTGGCACATTTATCATGTAATCATTCGTGCAGCAAAAGAAGCCAACGATTTAACAAATTCTGAAATGGTTGGCAGATAAGGCTAATtactttgttcagttgaacaataaaaagaaaacagtttctGTATTACagcctttaaaataaacatttcagaaaaaaaaattgattttacgTTAGCAAATGAGTAATCTGAGCTTTTATTTGCAGACGTTACGAACCTTTTCTCTAAAGGGGATGACCAGTAAGCTGTTTGGGCAGGAGACTCCGGAGCAGAGGGAGACCAAGCTAAAAATGCTGGAGACACAGATTGAGGAAGGAGAGGAATTagtcaaagaaaaaaacacagaatgcGAGTAAGCAAAGCACTCGTTTACGACATgccttgtttatttaaataaagttgtattAATCTGTAAAACGTATTTcccaataacattttaaatctttgTGACCTCATGAAGAGAGTTTGTGAAGAGTGCATGGGTGGACATTGAGAGATTCAAAGAACAGAAAGACCACGATCTCAGAGAGGCTCTCATCAGCTACGCCATCATGCAGATCAGCATGTGCAAAAAGGTAAGTATACATGTGCCaaccaaataaaatgtaattttacaaattAAGCAAAATTATTTGATGGTATTTGAAGATAGATTTTTAACTAGATAAAGGCgtcccaaatgcataaatgtaactaagatttttttgttttaaagggaattCAAGTATGGAACAATGCTAAAGAGTGCTTCAGCAAGATGTGAATGTCCACCATCACAACACCAGAAGGCCTTGGACACATCAAGAGAACTCCAGAGAAGCACAGAGATGGAGGGCCAACGTCTTGCTCTCAAATCTGTGCTTAATCTTTTGAAACAAAAGTTCTGTAAAGATACTAAATATTATTGACAACACTACATTCAGAGAACTATAAATGAACAGTGTGGTTAATGTTTATTTCCAGTTATGTTCTGCAGCCGTATTCGGACCTGGTTGCATTTTATGACTGCACTTTTTTGTGAggcaaaaataactttattatcATTCCTTGTGGTTACTCCAAAACTATAGAATGATTTCTTTACAATTTAATgtcaaattctttttttagtATTGATTATCTTTGTGCTTTTGATGCCAATATTTGTGCTTAAATCTTTCcttttatgctttttttattacttGGGTTCACCATAAAGTTTTCTTGCATGCATCAGGCCATAAAGAGTACATTTTgggaaagacaaaaacatttcacagtGTGCCCAGCGGTTCCATTTTTATCCTGCACAGACCCCTCACCATAATGGCGGATTTGCACATCTGGAATGTGTCTAGTTTCTTAGAAAATCTGAAATGAGCTTTATCATCTCCACTGAAAAGCTAGATTTTCATAGGAAAGCACCATATCTTGACTTATTTGCATAAATGGTAAATATGCCATGAATCCTGTGCCACAAACAAAATCTCATGATTGATGTTCATCACAACATCTGTTACTTTTCTGCACATGCAGTTATCAAGCATGAGCTGTTTATAACCACTGACCCACTAGTTTTATATGGATCATTTCAGCTGTTTCTGTTTATGCCTTATCCAAAACCTAACTGTGCATTTATTCTTTGTTGCTATTGACGTACTACGAAAGTcacatttgtgacctcaagtgGGCGGATCAATGTTTTGATATAAATCTAGCTAATGGAACTGTAAGATCACACAGGAAAGACAGGATTAAATCATTTTTCGCGTTTTTGAGCTGCATGTGTGTAACTCGGCTTGACCCctgtttttttgtgatattataGTGGgggaaatatttgtatataatgtTAAAATCATTGTTGTGTGACACTAatgatgattaaaaaataacaccATTATTTGCTTCTGTTTTTATATGCTGGGATGGTTATAGCATTTTAAAGTTTGGTCCCATTTAAAGATCAGCTATGGTATGCATCTTGTAAGTCTGAGAGTGttgcacacatttttaaactgatttccacatacagtatatttaataatacagtGTATGAAAGTACCACAAATCAGCAGTGTTAATATTTTCGGGGTGTGTCAAACTGCTATTTTATTAATTGGAATAATCTAATGGTATtcatgttcatgtgttttgtgttcaaaggAAGATTAAATGCTTCCCTCTAGTGGTGCTTAAACTCATGGGCAGCTTGATTTACATTATGAGAATGTGAGTCAaaacaaggtttaaaaaaaaaatctccaaaATTGAGTACGTATGAATGCAGATTCTGTATCTTCCAGAGctatttttgtcttcttttgagAACCATCATATTTAGCTGTCAGAGACCATACCCCTGTCTTCCATGAGATAGAAAGTTCACATTTACATTGCTGACTTTCAAAACCACAAGAAGTAGGTTATCAGGGTTTCAGACTTGcatcacaaaatgttttaatctaaGCAAGAGAATTTATAATGTGTTCAATGAGATAAAAAGGAAAGGTAGGCCTCAAACCAATGACCTCCCATACACAAACGGAGAGCACTAACCACAACACCTATTGAGTTAGCCTGCGTGAAGGTGAATCCCATTAAAGCTCAATTTTGCCAGTTAAAATTTTTCAATTAAAGCAGGAAAACGTATTATATTGTTGAACGTAATTCCCGTCACGGCTAGGTTTTGCCAGCCTTCTGTCACATTATCTGAAAGATGAGAATTTTGCTGTCAGATACCACTCCCACTGTATTCCATGATAGAAAGTTTAACCTTGTCTCACATGTACACTGCTGTCTTTCAAAACCACAAGAAGTAGGTTCTCAGAGATTAAGGTTTATGTCACAATATTTTCTAATCTAAGCAGGAGAATGTATTATTAACCAGTTGGCCTACCGGGTTGGCCTGCTGGAATGTAAATCCTTCCAAGGCTAAGTTTTGCCAGCTATACCAGGGGGAACGTTATCTGACAACTGATAATTTTTCTGTCAGATTTTGTTCCCCATGTGTTCCATGTGATATAAAGTTTATACTTGTCTCATATTTACACTGCCGACCTTTGAAACCACAAGAAGTTGGTACGCAGAGTTTCAGGCTTATATcacttattttttaaactaGGAGAACGCATTATTACAGCTAAGAATGTGTCGTCAGATAAGGTTATCCTGTGttgaatgagaaaaacatgaagGGACGATTGAAACCAACAACCTGACATTCAAAAACCCAAGGTACTAAACACTAAGCCAGTTGACCTATTAAATGACCTTGTTAGAATGTCCCATCAAGGCTAAGTTTTACCAGCGACAGCAGGGGGGACGTTATCTGACAACTGAGAATTTTGCTGTGAGATACCATTCCCCATGTAAATCATGAGACAGAAAGTCCACACTTGTCTCACAGGTTCTCAGTCCCACAACTAAACATATTGCTGTCAGATAAGGTTTCCCTGtgttaaatgagaaaaaaagcaAAGGCAGACCTCATGCCAATAACCTGCTGAATCACAAACCTAAGGCACTAACCACCATGCCAGCTGACCCGTTGGATGGGCCTGCTTGAACGGAAGCCCATCAAGGCTCAATTTGACCAATTAGCAGGGGTAACGTTATCTGACAGATACGATTTTTGctgtaaaatatcaaattatacATGGAGGTCAGTTTCACGTTGGTGGGACTTTAGCTGAAAGTGGGCTGTATAAACCTCCAGAGGATTTTATTGGTTCATTTAATGTCGTGTGTTGTAGTTTTTTTTCAGGGGTATATTTACTATTTTCCATGTAAGACTAACCCAAACCCTCACCTAAACCTAACTCACACGAAAGGGCAGAACAATCTGATGATAGAACAAAATGTCAGAACAGCAGTGATCGCAGTGGCTCAGAGAAATTGTGgtttctgaaatgaaaatacaagAATAAGCgtaattattatttgtatatcaatataaagagagttatgatgctgtgtgtttatttgatacaattttttatttaaggttcCAGAGAACTTCTAAACTTGTCCATAAAAAGCTTTCTTTTTCGTTTTGGATCAATGGAACTTTCAATTAATGCATATTATCAATTTGtgatgaaaacaaaactttaaactacGACGAAAACGTAATCGTTTTCTTATTACGTATGATCCTCCCACTCGCAGGTCTCCGCCTCCGGGCCAGCGATATCTACATGGAAGAGGTGATCCGCCGAGATCCCACAATGCACCGCTGCGCAGCTGCAGATGGAATGTAGCTCACTAGCATCGAATGCTAGCCGCAGCAGCGCAGTAAAGTTTGACAAACACGTCATGAGCGGCTCGAACCCACTGTCAGCCCCGCACTGACAACACATGCGGTACGTATACTCTTCATCTGTATGAGTCTACATGACAGCCCAGCGTGAAAATGTTCGGATTCTGCCTTTAGTTTGCGTGATGATATAGCATCAGATTGATGGAGATCAGGGCGATTTTAACCAACatgaatacattaaaatgtacaaaactctTTCTTTAAATACTATATGGAGCACATACTATCGTAAATGCACAGTGTGCGTTATCTGTAACATTATGCTTTGAACAACTGACATTGGCAACAggcagccatttactgtaactACAGTTGGGCAATTTGTTTATGCatataaatatcacaaaatcaGAAGACAATTTATGCATGCAGTTTATGTGTTGATCCGGTTTCTTCGTGGACCTTGTTGGGTCTAGATATATTATTAACATGGCAGGCTTTATGATACAAATTTGCAGAATGGCCTCATCTGTTTGATTAGAAGTGTTCCAGATGCTGAGCTTTCCATTAAACTTCATTAATACAGTGGATTTAGAGTCTGAAATTAAGTTAAACTCACTCACTAGCATGAAATTTTATCTGGGAAGGTTAGAGCACACATGATATATCATAGCATAAACTGCATTtgatcaatatttttgtttgtattacaAAGGTTTAAACTTTTCCTTCTCTCAGTCAGGTTGACGGAGGCGGAAGTACTGCGAGCACGATCGTGTTGACTTGTTGTTGGGAATCCCTATGCTGGTAGAGTGTGGCTTCAGCTCAACTGCTCAGCGATGAACATTGATGACAAGTTGGAGGGGATGCTTATGAAATGTGTCCCCGTGGGGCTCCACCACCCATCTCGAGGCTTGGGTTCTTCAAGGGTGGATGGAAGAGGAAGGAGAGGCAGTTTAGATATGACTCTTGGGGAGCGAGGTTTGGCCAATCACCCGCTTTTGGCAGAGGATGacgatgatgaagatgatgatctGGTGGGTGGAGTGCTGACCTCGCACGATCTGATATCCCAGGAAGACCTGATGGTTCACGAGGAGACATCGAAAAATGATGGAGAGGATGGACCAGCTTTCTCACCACGAATCACACATAAATTACACTATACGCTCAATATCcctgtgagtttgtgtgtattAATGCATTAAGAGTGGTTGATGTGTTTATTGTCTATACTTGGTCAATGTGTTATATttggtcagtgtgtgtttggagattatcttcatataaaaaataaaagctaacaTGTTAGCCAGAATTATTTGTCCTTGACCTTGTCacaaaaaagcttatttttaaactgtttacttTTAAATGGGGATAAATGTTCTCTACATATATGTgatacaatttagttttttgcttttttttagaTGAATATAAAGCAAGAGATGAAAATGCCGGATTCGTTGATTCCAAATAAGGAGAAGAAGAAACAGGGGAGGGACCCAAATGACTGTCTtaaaaagaagaagagaaagCAACGCTCGCCTGCAAAGGTTTATTTTCAGGCATCTGAGATTAAAGTAATGTTGTATGCATTAGATGATTTCTTCTAAGTGAGGGCTACTTTATAGGATAATAGTAAATTGTTTAGGATAATGCCAGTTAACTATTTCTATTGTTGTATATTTTAACTGGTTTTATGAGATTTCTGTTTTGTCggttaattttacatttaagtattAAGACTTATTAGCAGCAGAATCCCAACAATCCAAAAGTACAGAAAGGAAAAGTAAAATTCTTCAATCCTATTATTTTAAACACTATATCTGATTGTTATTTCCCCATCATCTTGTTAGATTCTCACTATTAATGAAGACGGGTCCCTTGGCCACCAGAATCCAAAATCGCACGTATGTGAACACTGCAATGCCGCTTTTCGGACAAACTACCATTTGCAAAGACATGTTTTCATTCATACAGGTAAGACAGAACTATGTATGTGCTCTTATAGAATTTTCTACACACAAAGAACAAAGCCGagaacaaaaatacttttttgccaGGTGAAAAACCATTCCAGTGCAATCAGTGTGACATGCGTTTTATTCAGAAGTACCTTCTTCAGAGACATGAGAAAATCCACACAGGTAAGAAATAGCattaaaactttaatttaagTCCCTGTTTTGTGGTGCGTCGGGCCTTCACAGACAGACAAAACGGGCCTAATTTCATAGAAGTGTGGAGGGCTGGATGGAAGTTTAAAATTCTTTAATTACTTTGAAAGTAAAGAAACTTTCTTCCAACAGTTttgcataacatttataatCCCCTGTAATGTCCCACCTGTAGGAGAAAAGCCTTTTCGCTGTGATGAGTGTGGaatgaaatttatacagaaGTATCACATGGAAAGGCACAAGAGGACACACAGCGGAGAGAAGCCCTACCAGTGTGACTACTGCCATCAGGTTAGACCAATGCTAAATCGGTCAATACTAAATTGGACTCCATACTCTGAAGTTAACATGCTCTGGTATCAGGGCACATTTTACATGTGATATCCAGACTTGGAAAGTCATAAAATGAATTTCAATCTTTAAAAGTCATTAAATCTTCTATAGTGAATAtacatgtgtttgtatgttgcTCAGCTCGTACATGTTTTATTGGCTGGAATTTGCTCTTTTTTGAAACTTATAAGTTTCGGAGCACTAGACAGATGTAGTCAGTTATGATGTCAGTAATGTCTATTTTTCTCAACAGTATTTCTCCAGAACTGACAGAGTACTGAAGCACAGACGCATGTGCCACGAGAACAAAGACAGAAAGGTGCAGAAAGCTGCGGCCAAAGACGTCCCTTATCACAGCCAGGAGACCTTAGGGTTATCATTTCCTGTCAAGGAGTGCACGCTTCCCAAGAAGAAACGTCAAAAGACCACTGACAAAAGTCAAGTCTCACTCACAAGTTCCATTGTTCCAGAAAAAGCAGTAGAAGCTGATACTGAGGAGAAAACAGAGGACAGGCTTGATAGAAACGAGTGCCTTCCTCTTTACGCAGTAGCCACCAAAGTAAAAGATGAGTACGTTGTGACAGATTATTCTGTTGAGCTCCCTGATTCCCCACCTGTCAACCGGCATCTTGCGGGGGAGGAGTCTAATGATGAGATCATAAATCCTCCAAAACTTGTCCTGAAGAAGATTGCCAGCAGGAAGGGTATGAAACAGCAGTCTCTAGA is a window encoding:
- the snx4 gene encoding sorting nexin-4 isoform X2, yielding MVEKGTNLLKRMEIGVAEAEKRTGKNAVNMQETYTVYLVETRAVDASSEGTTPVPDSLWRRYSEFELLKNYLLVTYPFLVVPPLPEKRAEFVWHKLSADNMDPDFVERRRVGLENFLLRVASHPVLSNDKIFYSFLTEENGWKESVFETGFQAKADSRLKALNATFRVKNADKRFADMKHYGDELQSVISQLLRVRARAADRLYGVYKVHGNYGRVFSEWSAIEKEMGDGLQSAGHHMDAYAASVDDILEEEEHYADQLKEYLFYADALRAVCRKHELTQFELEMAAQDLISKKQQQEELATGTLRTFSLKGMTSKLFGQETPEQRETKLKMLETQIEEGEELVKEKNTECEEFVKSAWVDIERFKEQKDHDLREALISYAIMQISMCKKGIQVWNNAKECFSKM
- the znf148 gene encoding zinc finger protein 148 isoform X1, whose product is MNIDDKLEGMLMKCVPVGLHHPSRGLGSSRVDGRGRRGSLDMTLGERGLANHPLLAEDDDDEDDDLVGGVLTSHDLISQEDLMVHEETSKNDGEDGPAFSPRITHKLHYTLNIPMNIKQEMKMPDSLIPNKEKKKQGRDPNDCLKKKKRKQRSPAKVYFQASEIKILTINEDGSLGHQNPKSHVCEHCNAAFRTNYHLQRHVFIHTGEKPFQCNQCDMRFIQKYLLQRHEKIHTGEKPFRCDECGMKFIQKYHMERHKRTHSGEKPYQCDYCHQYFSRTDRVLKHRRMCHENKDRKVQKAAAKDVPYHSQETLGLSFPVKECTLPKKKRQKTTDKSQVSLTSSIVPEKAVEADTEEKTEDRLDRNECLPLYAVATKVKDEYVVTDYSVELPDSPPVNRHLAGEESNDEIINPPKLVLKKIASRKGMKQQSLEPSQSLSPLSSFEESKETRYTFEIVDNKGLLDVETNPDMESVDALQAGQAKPTGSSTNYDDAMQFLKKRRYLQALPTTNASRDFALNVSSIVTQPSVTQVAVASVIDETVPATILAETQTLNVEIKSSSEKNVLPDEVLQTLLDHYSNKANGQAEISFSVADTEVTSSISINSSDESSPSESLGTGSQAPPAEKASLLQEYSKFLQQALERTSQNDTYLNNQSLTFINDNASLAGQPLFSTEKQFTSPSRFRPSMNSPLRSTLEKPSFSLLVDSQHSFSFSGDETNPSSVSPTEDFLDQVTPPKKTDAQNISQTFQMATFEQNFRSQFSSSRSGISSQFSIASGQVSLRGHGGTDFPEFSLVSETRTQLTSSPDASSSQTFG
- the znf148 gene encoding zinc finger protein 148 isoform X2 — encoded protein: MNIDDKLEGMLMKCVPVGLHHPSRGLGSSRVDGRGRRGSLDMTLGERGLANHPLLAEDDDDEDDDLVGGVLTSHDLISQEDLMVHEETSKNDGEDGPAFSPRITHKLHYTLNIPMNIKQEMKMPDSLIPNKEKKKQGRDPNDCLKKKKRKQRSPAKILTINEDGSLGHQNPKSHVCEHCNAAFRTNYHLQRHVFIHTGEKPFQCNQCDMRFIQKYLLQRHEKIHTGEKPFRCDECGMKFIQKYHMERHKRTHSGEKPYQCDYCHQYFSRTDRVLKHRRMCHENKDRKVQKAAAKDVPYHSQETLGLSFPVKECTLPKKKRQKTTDKSQVSLTSSIVPEKAVEADTEEKTEDRLDRNECLPLYAVATKVKDEYVVTDYSVELPDSPPVNRHLAGEESNDEIINPPKLVLKKIASRKGMKQQSLEPSQSLSPLSSFEESKETRYTFEIVDNKGLLDVETNPDMESVDALQAGQAKPTGSSTNYDDAMQFLKKRRYLQALPTTNASRDFALNVSSIVTQPSVTQVAVASVIDETVPATILAETQTLNVEIKSSSEKNVLPDEVLQTLLDHYSNKANGQAEISFSVADTEVTSSISINSSDESSPSESLGTGSQAPPAEKASLLQEYSKFLQQALERTSQNDTYLNNQSLTFINDNASLAGQPLFSTEKQFTSPSRFRPSMNSPLRSTLEKPSFSLLVDSQHSFSFSGDETNPSSVSPTEDFLDQVTPPKKTDAQNISQTFQMATFEQNFRSQFSSSRSGISSQFSIASGQVSLRGHGGTDFPEFSLVSETRTQLTSSPDASSSQTFG